TTATCTGCCTCACAGAGATAGAAACCTCTAGGAATCATCCTAGCATCCCAAAGCACTGGCAAATATCAGGATGTCAACAGTTCAATGAGTTTTTGACCGACACTTATATTTTtgagagagaacaaaaacatCCATTCCACGGTGTAGCTTTATAATGTCATTCCAATTTCTTTCCACCGTGAATCCGTGCAAAATGATATTTGACTGTTTCAAGTGTGCAAGCGTGTTAGTGCTTAAAGCACACCAATCATCCGGTTTTGCAGAGAGGGATACAGGCAACTGTTGCCTGGGCCCCTGTTCTATAGAACCATGAAAGGTATTTTGCTGATGGAGGAGTTATGCTGATGTTGATGACTAATTGCAGGCAGCAGCGTAAGACTGTCAGACCTTTCATTAGTTTAATTGGCTGTGGCATATAAACGTTAATTATCACACAGCCGTAACCTGTAATCCTCTCCCACTATTAAGTGCCGCATGAAAAGAGGTTAATGCAGCAGgcaaggcaggaaggcaggcagactcaCAAGCACAACATAGAGGGTCGTGTTTGAAAAGAGCATTTTTGGGACAATCGAAGCCCATTTGGAAACACGGGACAGCAAACAACACGAGAGGGCTGTTATTATTTGTTCACGGGCGGAATTGGACGTGCTGTTCAAggagctgcaggtgtacctgtgCAGACGTTGTACAGTACCATACTTCATAGCCAGTTCATATGCATCCTTACATGTAGAAAAACCCTTAAAGAGCTTGTTGCCTAGTAACAGTGTCGGTTGTGAATGATCCAGCTCCAGCCTGTCCTGTGCGGGGCCCCATAAACAAAAGGTATCATTCGGAATTCAAATCGACCAGGAAAGCTCTTCAAGTGCTATCTTCCCCGTTTCGTTGTAAGCGATAGTGTATCAAATACTATAATTTGCCACTGTTGAAAGATGTTTGTACcaggccattgtgtgtgtgtgtgtgtgtgtgtgtgtgtgtgtgtgtgtgtgtgtgtgtgtgtgtgtgtgtgtgtgtgtgtgtgtgtgtgtgtgtgtgtgtgtgccagtgtgttcaGAGATCTCCAATTATTGGCATTGACAATAATGTTATCTTCAACAGTGTCTGTCAGTTCTGAATTTTAAACACATCTAGATAAGGACATGGCCTTTGTAGTGCTGCGATAGCAAATTGACAGGACACAAGAATTGGTTATTACGGTTATCATCAAATACAATAAATTGGAGATTTGTAAATGCATGTCAGTGCATGCATAAAAATGTAAAACCTTCGTAAAGTTTACTGCAAGGATTTCATGCCCTGGCTGGTGTACAATGGAGATGTAATGAACAGATATTTACAAAGGCAGCATCTCCTAACACTCTGCATCTCTGTCCTCAAGTACAGCACTCTCTCCACAACAAGACATGGATTACATAACTAATGCATTCCCCCACAGTCATAAAATGACTAGAGTGCCTGGGGCGTTCAGTGCCTCCACGCCTTccattcccttccctccccttcccttccctccccttcatgCCCATAATCATGTGGGTGCCTTGTCTATTAGGCAGTGTGCAGCGCACTGTGGTGTGTGCTGTAACATAGCAGTAGCATAgtaacatagcatagcatagtaggAACAGACACGCAGTGGAGCCAGGGGACCATCTGCTTTATGACTggatgcccccccccacacacacatcaccattgCCATCATCGTGATCACCACTaccaaaacacaccacaccacccctacccccaccacACCCTGCTGCCTTGTTATCTCTCCCAGTGTTCAGCCCTGGTCTTTCCCCAAGATAAGGCTCTTAAAACGGGCGAGCCTCAGCCCCATCCATCCCCACCGCTATCTGCTAGTTTGTGTAAAGATTAATAGATGTATCTTGGCGAACTGATTAGTTCAGAAAAAGGCTGAAGGGAGGGCGAGGGGAGGGCGAGTGCAGGAGTGTGTGCGGAGCGAGAGAATGGGGTCATGTGGCAGCAGCGAATGAGCTTATAGTAACCAAGTTATGTGGTTCAGGAGCTTACCATCACCGGCGTGATTGGGGTGGTGGCCTGTGAGAAGTTGTTGGTCTGGCCTCGGTAATGGTTGGGGCGCCCTACCGGCGCGCTTAGTGGAACCTCTGTCTGACTCTGGGATGGGCAACACGCTCCGCGGTGGCGGCAGTGGCGGTGGTGCGACTGGCAACAAGTCTCTGACGTACGGCTGTAAGTGGGACCCTGCGGCATACTGCTCTGTTCTCGCTCTCTTTTCCTTTTGCTTtgctggaggtggtggggggtagaAGGAGTCAATGGCATCAGGTTAAGCTGTGTACAGTACACTTGGAGGAAGAGGGTGTGTGCAGAAGCTCAATGCTGTTTGACTTGCATCTGTCCCCTTTCATGCTCAGGAGgtgttctttgtttttttttgtctcccccctcttttctctctctatctctctctctctctctctctctctctctctctctctctctctcgttctctctctatctcttcctctcttttcctctccacagTTGATGCTGATGAGATTAAGAGGCTAGGCAAGAGATTTAAGAAACTCGACCTGGATAACTCAGGATCCTTGAGTGTTGAGGAGTTTATGTCCTTGCCTGAGTTACAACAGAACCCGCTGGTGCAACGAGTCATAGATATATTTGACACGGACGGCAACGGGGAAGTGGACTTCAAAGGTACGAATCTATTTCAGAATTTTTAATTCTTAATTCCTATTTATTACGACTGTGTGAAACACCCTTGTACCTGTAGTTTCTCTTCATAAGGTCGCATAGAGAACATACTATCTGATCAGACCTGGCTTATCTGTCACCACAAGGCTAAtataaaatatagctgcaagcagcaatgcggggccaagcagcaagtccgcctaagtcgccatggcaaccaaAAGAGCTGAGCAGGCAACACTATCAGAGACACcaatgtgtgtgacgattcccaaaagattctgacaatggattgctgagatatgagctcacttcctgtttggcgtctgtgtggaggattttgattggctgatacggccaaacggtaaaagatgtaataaaacccttttagggatctcttcacagtgctccagaaatcatatgtatcaagttttgtgaaaattagactaaatttgaaggataaggagccttttattgattttcaccaaatccaaaatggcgggcattctattttgccggatatgatgtcagagggtgcgttggattcgtcttggcccaaggaatttaacagtacaaccagatttaaaatggagcgtacggttcaaaagttacgggcagaaatttagctaaaaatttgaccagctggtggcgctagagagtttgagctagcgacctgaaatttgtgTTGCTaggtcatggcatggacaagaatgtctgtgacaatttgcagaagattgtgaccatgggttgccaagatatgacttcacttcctgtttggcgacttttaggccgtttttgattggctctcacggccaaacgataaaagatattaaatattgaaggcataagttttgtgaagctcagtccagagatgctatataccgattttcagaaaaaaatgtcaaaaattgaggaggagatgggtttttattgattttcacaaaattcaaaatggcgggaaaactatcagGTGGAAAATGACATCATAGCGTGCGTTGGATCCGTCTCAGCCCAAGGAtaccagggataccaagtttttgaaaattagcccagcggttcaaaagttacaggcagaaatgtagctaaatatttgaccagctggtggcgctagagagtttaagctagcgacctgattttttttttggtgggtcatgggacttacaagaaagactgtgacaatttgcagaacattgtgacaatgggttcccaagatatgacttcacttcctgtttggcgacgtttaggctgtttttgattggctgatgatgatgtcataggatgcgttggattcgtcttggcccaaggatttcaacggtaccaccagatttaaaatggagcgtacggttcaaaagttacggacAGAAACTTAGCTAAAAatgtgaccagctggtggcgctagagagtttgagctagcaacCTGAAATTCGTTTTGGTGGGTCagggcatggacaagaatgtctgtgacaatttgcagaagattgtgaccatgggttgccaagatatgacttcacttcctgtttggcgacttttaggccgtttttgattggctgtcacggccaaacgataaaagatatgaAAAATTCAAGGCATAAGTTTTGtgcggctcagtccagagatgctatataccgattttcagaaaaaaatgtcaaaaattgaggaaGAGATGGGTTTTTAGTgatttttcacaaaattcaaaatggcgggaaaactatccaggcggaaaatgacgtcatagggtgcgttggattcgtctcagcccaaggattccagggataccaagtttttgaaaattggcccagcggttcaaaagttacaagcagaaatgtacctgcaactttggcctgctggtggcgctagagggttgaggctggggacctataaatcggtGTGGGTAATGCTGACATGGTCCTGAGCGCGTGTGCCAaatttcagcattttcgaccagacggttctatgggctgccatagactcccagaggagaaacatgaataataataataagaacggtagaaacactctaaggtgccaggcagcttcgctgcttggcccctaataaacgCTATTTATATGCACGAAGACAAACAgttttatatgtacatgtatctgGAGCGGTTCAAGGCTGCTATTGAAGGTATCACAAGGTTTCTGAACTCTGCCGCAGCAGCACTTGGCTTGTTTTTGAAACAGAAAACGTGGGACAGGAAATGCCTCCAAATCACATTCGCCAGAGGCTTATTCTTCATAATCAAGGCGCTAAGTCTCGCATGAAAACAGCCTTATTCAAGAACACACAATGAGCTTGTTTCAGGGAAGACTTAGCACCACCGATCAGGAACGTCTGTCTTTGGCACACACAACCTCACCACAATATTAATCACACTTTTATGATGATTAACAAAAGAAACTTGATAACCAGGGAGATACAGTATTGCGAGACTTTGGCCCTCAAAGTCTCCTTGAACATAGAATGTTTTTGTCTTCTTATCGCATCAAGAGGGCAATAATTGGCCCTGGGGTGTCAATTCCCAGAAGACACTGCAGTACACTGTGGCATAAATTGAAAACATTGATAGCGCTGAATGGTTTGAGTTATTCTTGGACTAGGAGAtaagtaataataacagtaaccGACAAACTCAATAATAATTGTTGTCTCATATCTATTCATATGTTGCAGATGTACCTTTTTAGGTTTCACACTGATTACAGTATAGCTGGTTGGTGTAGTGGGGTGGGAGGACAGAATGCTGTAGTATAAGATATGTCTGTCTTTGCTGTCAACAGTACAATGGCTTTCAAGAACATTTGAATCCTTTGTCATAGTCCGGCAATTTATTTTCAATTTGTGAAAACTGACCTTTCTTTCAGACCTTCCTTATTAAGTTCAGATAGAAAAGGATTGTCCTGTATAAGAAGTTGGGTTTCAAAGCTAAATACAAAATTGAGAAGCTGCACCATAACCAAGCAAGGTGTTCAGTGCCCCTGCATATCTGTGCATTATACAACTCCCTTACCTTTGTTGACGCACACTGATTTCTATGCTTGCTTAAGTAGCTGATTGTTTAACTGTCCTTGTATGGAGCAACACAATTACTGCCATTAACATGAGGATCATTCCTTACAGAGTTTATTGAAGGCGTGTCCCAGTTCAGTGTGAAGGGAGACAAGGAACAGAAGCTGCGGTGTAAGTGCTTTGTCAAATCATCAGCTGCAATGAGCAGACTTACATTTTCTAAGTCCATCTTCTTTGGCTGCTTTTTTCTTTGAATTAATTGTAATACAGAATGTTGAAGGACCATACAGTATGCACTATATCAGCGTTGACTTGACTAGGGAACGCAGCATTTTCCCTTTTATTTGCATGTCATACAGTATGCACTAATATTGGAGTTGTCTTGAATATGGAACACAACATCTTCCCTTTTCTTTGCACGTCTTTGCACACAGTTGCCTTTAGAATCTATGACATGGACAAGGATGGCTACATATCGAACGGGGAGCTGTTCCAGGTGCTGAAGATGATGGTGGGCAACAACCTGAAGGACACCCAGCTGCAGCAGATTGTGGACAAGACCATCATCAACGCTGACAAAGATGGAGACGGGAGAATATCTTTTGAGGAGTTCTGCGCTGTAAGTGTACTTGTAAACCTTTATTATTTACAAGCGAACCTTACTGCATTTTTCACATGTGTATTgatgtctgtctctgttttcctTCCTCATTTTTTCCTTTTAAACCCCCTATTGCATGATGTTGCTTCTGGGTAACATAcacttttgtcctgggcacaaATACAGCAGTATAAAGTCTTTTTGAAATCAATTCCATGCTTACATTGAAAATGCCTTCTGTCAACTCTCCTAAACGTTTGTCCGTGGTTTTATTGATTTAAGTCAATCTAAATGGACTTAACGCTTATCTTGGGCTTGTCTATCATTTCTTCCTTAGGTTGTAGGAGGCCTTGACATACACAAAAAGATGGTGGTGGACGTGTGAGTTTCCTGACCGATCCTTACCAACACAACAACACgctttcttctccatctctccgaCCATCAGCTCAAGATGTCAGGCAGTTGCTCCTTATGTATTTAAATGGAAGTATTTTCTCTGTGAAGCCATTTTCTTCTAACACGAGCCTCGTGAAGCCAACTTGCGTTATTGAACTTTTCTCCCGTCAATAACTCCGGTGTAGCACTTTAAGAGACTGAACGATGGCTAGTCTTGTAAGAGCATCTCAATTTGGTGGCGAGAAGGGTTGGAAGTTTGGCTTgtttatattttgtttgttttttaattgttattttttaaatatttatttgttctcgtctttttttaaaaacacgtcTTGCAATTGAAAGGGGAGAATGTGCAGTTATAGCTGAGGTTCAACTTAACATACTTGATCCATAAAATATAAATGTAGGATGTGATGTGCCAAGCAGATTATTTAATTAACCAATTAAGAAAACGGTTCCATCCTTTTATTTTGGAAGTCATACGGTAATTGCATGAGTTACCATGTTGAATGCAATTTCATCTCAAAATTAACAAATAAGGTTGTGGGATTTTTTTCTATTATAAACTTTGTAATATGAGGTTTTGATTAGATTTGATAAATTTCATTTAGCTTCCAGGACTTAAGATTCTTTTGTCAATTGTTTATATTGTTGCGGAGTAATGGGTTCCTTTGTGTTACTTTCAGATACACATTATAGAATAGAGTTAGATGCTGAGACGTCGTCTTTGCTCTTTTAGTGTTCCCGTGACTTAAGTAACCAAGCGGTCTGCATCCTCATCACACACCCCCAGTGCATACTTACCACTCATCCAGTACACATCGCAACATTTCTATTAAACCATTAAGAACGTTTTTATGGACTTTATGTATTTTATTATAGAATTGACTGCATTCAATGCGGTCAATGCTCACAAAACCAAAAGTTAAGTGCTGATACCTAATTCTGAAAATCcaatgcatttctttttttgttgttgcgctTTTCATTCACAAACTGCTGGCAGAATTTTCCTCTTTTATAAATCAATATATGTATATTAAGTACTCAACAGCATAGGCTCGTCTTCAGATGATCAGAGGAAAGCTTTACATATGTATACAGTCCATGTATCTGAGGGTTGCTGTGCACTGTCATTTCAGTTTTTCTTCTATATAGTGCAATGGAATAACTGTACTCTTGACATTGACATATTGGCATGACAGACGTACAATTGAATACACTTTGTGAGTTGTATGtggacgtttttttgttttgtttgttttccccccAATGGACACAATCCAGTTGATGTGAGCTCAGAGCACCTGGTAAAGAGAGCATTTCATGATAGGAAGCTATGCGAAGCAAAAGAGGACAGGCTGTGTGAAACCACAACTGTACTTGCGCTTCAGATCCTTTACAAATGACAGCACAAACGGAGTGGTGTTCCACCGAGGACAGGTGGAACAAATCAATCATCATGGTACACTCTCTCTAAGAAACCTGTCTTGGGATACAAGGCTCATATGTCTTGTGCTTGCATGACGTGGAGACTTCCCTAAATGCATGTCAAACCTTTTTGAAATGCTCCTATTGTTTACACATTGATTGTGATGTTTATAAATattaacaattaaaaaaaatgtttaatatGGATGTTGCCAAAAATTTGGTAAGTGTACACGGGATTGGTCAATAACCATGAGTGAACCTACCTAAGTGTATCTTTTATACTCACCTGGATCGATGAAATGCTTGAATTCCACAAACGTTGCATATCTGATCCTGTCAACTGCCACATAGTCTGCTTCAGAAGGGgattttgtctttcttttgtaCATAAATATTTGTTAGATGCGGTTCCAGCTCTTAACTGTCTGTATAACCAATTGAAGTTTCAGTTACTTGGTTTTATCATAATTTTTAGTTTGGCGGATTGggtactttgtgtgtgcgtgtgaggggggcggggggcaaaaaagctaaaagtaaaaaaaaaaaaaaaaaagactcaagTTTCAGTTTTAGGGTTTTTATCCTTCTCTGCATGCTGCATCTTATGCTGTGGGATTATTGGACTTAATACTATAtgagaacagaaaataataaacttgaaACATTTAATCTGTTTAACAGACGACCTCTGCTTTTTTCTTCCACTgggaacattttatttttcaataatacatactgtttttgtttgcatttcaTAATCCATTTGGGAATATGTTACAAAAATGTCCGTAGTTCATTCGAAATCCTCTTCTTACGGCTGCACGTCGTCCACAAAGCACAAACAAAGAGTCCATCTTTTTTGATGAGGAGTATTCTGCCACCAGCCTACAGCACAGTATATTTGACAGGGAAAGTGATGAAACGTCCCCTTCTTAAAATCTCTCCGCTGATCTGCTTGCGACGGCTCGGATATTCCCGTACACCTTTGATGGTGGACTCCCTGGTGGGAAGAAAGGGAgttgagggaaagagaaaaaacgATAACTCAGTACCAACAGGCTATAATGTGCAGAGACACCATGGTGATTTCTACAACAAAAGCGTGAGCCACTTCATCATCTTCTATTTCACTGTACTTTGAACACCATCACTCATAATGATCGATATCTTTTCACAACACCCTTTGCTTACCGAGAATGAGGTTGCATATGGCCGTCCGTGCCattttaatgttttggaaagatCCAAGTATGTGTACCTTCCTGAAAAACATAGGCCAACAATCATTTATTTTGTTAAGAAAAACAAACATTTACAGAACACTTTACACTGGGTTGTATTTGGTATATTTAGGATATTGTACTTACGTGTCTGCTAGCACAATCCTCGTTTTTGTAACATTCTCAATTGTAAATTTCGTTTTTCCTCCCTTTCCTGCTATTCTTCCAATAGCTCTCGATAAGTGGTCTCCTTTTAAAGGCTTCACTGTTGGGAAAAGGCACACAACAGAGCAAGAAATTAACCAGAGCTGAGCAAGACGCTGactgtttcccaatgtcaagtgtatgagccttggtagtgtgtgaaacgcacagagattggatactccgtagagttaACCAAAGAGTATTCTGAGTGAGTCTCACACAGTTCGAAGGGCGCACACAAGACATTGGGATACGGTGGTTATTTGGGCAACAAGACCTAATTGCATGTCCAACTTCATTCATTTACATCTATGGCATAAAATGACTTCTGACTGGATTTAAGTTGCTAATATTGCCATCTGCAGAATTGTTTCCATGCTTACCGTCTGTGACATCGAAGGTCTCCAGGAAAAGCTCGTCCAGCCTGATGAGAGCTAAGGCATCCTGTGGGGATCAAGACGACATGaataacataaacacacacacacacacgcatacattttCACATGCGTTGTCAACCAACCATGTTGTAAAGACACCCCAATGTGTTGTGGAAGAGGTGCAAATAATCAAAATATCTTAAAACTAG
The window above is part of the Engraulis encrasicolus isolate BLACKSEA-1 unplaced genomic scaffold, IST_EnEncr_1.0 scaffold_25_np1212, whole genome shotgun sequence genome. Proteins encoded here:
- the ppp3r1a gene encoding calcineurin subunit B type 1; this translates as MGNEASYPLEMCSHFDADEIKRLGKRFKKLDLDNSGSLSVEEFMSLPELQQNPLVQRVIDIFDTDGNGEVDFKEFIEGVSQFSVKGDKEQKLRFAFRIYDMDKDGYISNGELFQVLKMMVGNNLKDTQLQQIVDKTIINADKDGDGRISFEEFCAVVGGLDIHKKMVVDV